The Nyctibius grandis isolate bNycGra1 chromosome 3, bNycGra1.pri, whole genome shotgun sequence genome window below encodes:
- the MRPL36 gene encoding large ribosomal subunit protein bL36m: MLSLLARAAAGPLRPLGRSPFSSLASWWRAAALPAPVSRVPPLWCGAAAPRVLLAVPPPPGLLPPLLAGLKTKASLKRRCKDCFIVRRRGRLYVCCKTNPRHKQRKL, encoded by the coding sequence ATGCTGTCCCTCCTAGCCagggccgccgccgggccgctcCGCCCGCTGGGCCGCTCGCCTTTCTCTTCCCTGGCCTCGTGGTGGAgggcggcggcgctgcccgcGCCGGTTAGCCGGGTCCCGCCGCTGTGGTGCggggcggccgccccccgcgTCCTGCTGGCtgtcccgccgccgcccgggctgctgccgccgctccTCGCGGGGCTGAAGACGAAAGCCTCGCTGAAGAGGCGCTGTAAGGACTGCTTCATCGtccggcggcgcggccggctGTACGTCTGCTGCAAGACCAACCCCCGGCACAAGCAGCGGAAGCTGTAG